The sequence GCGCGACACCAGTAGCGTGCCGGTTACCTCGCTGGCGGGCAAGCTGGGCCCGCCTTCCGGCGCCGCCGTCTTGGGCGACTCGGCTTTGGCCGTGGCCGCGGGCCACAAGCTGGTGTTCATGCGGCTGCGCGCCTCGGGGCTGGGCGCTGCGGGCTCCCGTTCCCCGGATTCGGCCGCCCTAAGGGAGACGGTGACGGTCTCGGTAGCGGTGGGACCGGTGGCCGCGGGCGATCGCTTCTGGGTCGTGACGACGGATCATGCGGCGCGCGCGTTTTCATCCGCGGGCGAGCCCATGGCCTCCATCGATTTGCCGGCGCTGGACTATACGGGATTGGCCGCATTTCCGACAGGCGGCTCGGGCCCCATGGATCTCGCGGTAGCCGCCAAAGGCGGGCAGGTGGTGCGGGTGAACGCGGCGGCCGGAACCGCCAGCGGCCTGGGTAAACCCTTCGGGGATCTGGCCCCGGACAAGGATGAGTCTTTCACGGTGAGCGCGGCCGATTTCGATCGCGACGGCAAGGTGGATTTGTTCCTCCTGGGCTCCAAAGGCGCGGCCAGCTTGATCGGCATCGACGGCGCCTCCCCGCGCATCTTCGCGGGCTTCCCGCAACGCTTCCCGCGCAGCGTGCGCTTCGTCGATACGACCCGGAGCAGCAAGCCCGGCGCCAAGGACAGCATCGTGCAGATCCGCGACTTCATGAGCGACGATGCCAGCCCGCCGGCCTTGGCCGATCTGGACGGGGACATGCGCCCGGACATCATCTTCTCGGCCACCAATTCCATGTTCGCCATCGACTTCCGCGGGGCCGTGCTCCCGGGTTGGCCCTTCAAGCCCGAGGCCCGCCAGAACATCGGCTTCACCTACGGCAATCCCTACTATCCCGAGACGGCCGTGCGCAGCTCGCCCTTGGCCCTGTCCCTGGACGGCCATGCCACGGTGCTGTTGGGCTCTCCCGACGGCCTCATCTACGCCGTCGACAGCCTGGCCCGGCCGCTGAAGACCTCGTCCTTCGACGCCGCGCGGGACCGCAACTCCGGGGTGCTTTCCGCCGACGTCTCCGATTGGCCCCTGACCATGGGAGGCATCACCCTCGATTCCAACGACAACCCCTACATCCATCTTTCGGCGGCGGATCTGGACGGGGACGGGACCTTGGAGCTGATGGCGCAATCGGGGGCCGGCAGCCTCAACGTATGGAGCCTGAAGAAGGCGGCCTTAGGCGCCCGCCAGGCCTGGGGCGCGCCCGGCGGCAACGGCGCGCGGTCCAACTTCCTGGACGTCTCGGTCTGGCCCGCGCCCCCGGCGCCGGGAAGCGCGGAAGAAATCCTGGAGTTCCATTTGTTCCCGAGCCCGGTGCGGGGGCCCGTCGCCACCGTCCACCTGAAGCTGGGAGCGGCGGCCAAGCAGGCCCGCATCCGGGTGTACGATTTGGCCGGCATGCCCGTGGTCGACCAGCGCTGGAACGATCTTCCCGAAGGCTTGCAGGCCTCCGACAAGGTCCTGGACCTCCGCCGCTTGGGCGCCGACGTCTATACCGCCCTCATCGAGGTCACCTTCCCCGGGGGGAAGAAGAAAAAGTGGACCCGCTTCGGGGTCATACGATAATATAGGGGTGCCCCCAAGGCGCCCGCTTCGGCGTGATCCGCTAAAATAAACGGGGATTTGTAAATTTGCTCCCGCTAATGGGCCCCTGTGGCTCGCAAGGAGCGGACGGAAAGCATGTACAAGTACATCATCATGGGCATCCAGGGTTGCGGCAAGGGCACTCAAGCCAAGCTCCTCTGCGACAAATACGATTTCGTCCACATCTCCATCGGAGACATCTTCCGCTGGCACATCGCCAACCACACCAAGCTGGCGGCCAAGGTGAACCGCATCATCTCCAAGGGCCAGATGGTCGGCGACGATCTGGTGGCCAAGGTGGTTTCCGAGCGCATGACCTGGCACAATTGGAATTACGGTTTCGTGCTGGACGGTTATCCGCGCAATTTCCCCCAGGCCGAATTCCTCTTCGAGAGCTACAACATCAACGGCGTGATCCATCTGGACGCGCCCGATAGCCTGGTCACCGAACGCGTGATGGCGCGCCGCGTCTGCTCGAAATGCGGCCTCGACTACAACCTCATCGGCCATCGTCCCAAGGTGGACGGCGTTTGCGACGTGTGCGGCGGCAGGCTGATGCAGCGCTCGGACGATCATCCCGAGGCCATCGAAAAGCGCATCGAGGACTACCACGTCAAGACCGAGCCCATGCTGGCCTTCTTTAGGCGCATCAATATCCTGCATAGCGTGGACGCCACCCGCGCCATCCCCGACGTTTTCGAAGCCATCCGGAAATCCCTGGGACTGCCCGAGAAGGAACGCCCGCTGAATTCCAACGCCCTGAGCACCGAAGCGACGACCTGATTGACCGCAAGCCCGACGCCGTCGGGCCGCCCGCGAGTTAAGCGGGCCTGGAATGCCAACCGAAGGGAGCCCCATGAAAGGCATTATTCTGGCGGGCGGGGCCGGCACGCGCCTCTATCCGCTCACGTCGGTGGCCAGCAAGCAATTGCTCCCCGTGTACGATAAGCCGCTCATCTTCTATCCCTTGGCCACCCTGATGCTGGGGGGCATCCGCGAATACCTCCTCATCTCCACGCCCGAGGACATCCCCCGCTTCCAGGCGCTTCTGGGGGACGGCTCGCAATGGGGCATCCGCATCGAATACGCCGTGCAGCCCAAGCCGGACGGCATCGCGCGCGCCTTCATCATCGGGGAAAAATTCATCGGCAAGGATCCGGTGACCCTGGTCCTGGGGGACAACCTCTTCTACGGCGCCATGAAGCTGGACGAAACCATCGCCTCTTTCAAATCCGGCGCCAAGGTGTTCGGCTATTACGTGAAGGATCCGGAGCGCTACGGCGTGGTGGAATTCGATGGACAAAAAAACGTGGTCGGCCTGGAGGAGAAGCCCAAGGTCCCGAAATCGAACTACGCAGTGCCGGGCCTGTACATTTACGATAACGAGGTGGTGGCCCGGGCCAAGGCGCTCAAGCCCTCGCCGCGGGGTGAGCTGGAAATCACCGACCTGAACATCGACTACCTGAAAGCGGGAAAGCTTTCGGTGCAATTGCTGGGCCGCGGCATCGCCTGGCTCGACACCGGCACCCATGCGAGCCTGTTGGAAGCCTCCACCTTCATCTTTACTTTGGAAGCGCGCCAGGGCCTCAAAATCGCGTGCCTGGAGGAGATCGCCTTCCTGCGGGGCTTCGTCACCGCGGAGAAATTCAAGGCGACGGTGGACAAGATGCCCAAGTCCCCGTACCGGGATTATCTGCTGCAACGGTTCAAAGGGGAAATTTAGACGCGCCGTTCCTGATCCAGGCGTTCGCGCACCCGCAATGCCTGGTCTTCCGGCAGAAAGGCCCGCGCCAGGACCAGGATGTCCTCCAAGAAGGCGATCAGGGCCGGCCGATCGCCGGATCGCACCAAGGCTTCCGCCAGCTTGTCCCATACCCTCGTGTCCAGCGGACGCTCGGCGAAGGCGGCTTCCCATTCCCGCTTCGCCCTTGCGGAGTCTCCGGCGGCCTCGGCCGCTTGGGCCCGGTTCGCGCGCACGTCCACGGAAATGAAAACCCGCTCCGGGATCGAATCGAGGCAGGCCATCGCCTCGGCGGCCCGGCCCAACGCGCATAATGCCTGGGCTTGCGTTTCCACGCACTGCGCCTGAAGGAGGCGCGCGAAGGCGCTATGGCCTTCGTCCCCGGCCCGCAGGGGACCGGCGGGATCTGGCGATGTCCCCAGGTCCTGTTGATAGGCGCGATTGATGTCGGTGTTGAATCCCTTTCCCAAATGGATAGGCGGATAGTAGCGGGAGTAAAGACCGCGCAATCGATCGATGCGATCGGCCGGCGATTCGGAGGCAGGGGCGCTAAGGGAATCCAAGATTTTCCCGCAGACCTCCGCCAGGGACAGGACCGCCTCCCAATGCCCGCGCCGGGCCTCCAGGCGCATGCGCAGGAAAGCGGCGATGGGCGCGGGTTGCCGTCCGTCGGAAAGCAGCCGCTCGATCACCGCCTCCGCCGCCGGCATGGGCTCGGACGAGCCTTCCAGCAAGGTAAGCAGGGTGGCGGGCAAGGTCTCGGCATCCAGGCCGGGCAAAGCCGGAGTCAGAGCCTGGATTTCGGCCACCGCTTCGGGCAGGGTATAGGTCGAACCCAGTAAGCGGATTTTCGCCAGGGCCTTGGCGGAATGATAAGGTATCGCGTCCGGTACGGTATCGCCAGAGTTACCTTGGTCATCGCGGGGAACCGGGCCCGTGGCTCCGGCCTTGAGCCCAGGGGCTTCACGTGCGGCGAATTCCAGCAAGGATCGGATCTGGTCCGCCTTACTGTGCCGCGCCACCGCGATGCGCGCCGCATCGCCGACCGCCGCCAGGCGCGCCGGATCGGACAGCAGCTCGTCAAGCCGCGCTTCCAGACGGTCCGGATGGTAGCGGAAGTAATGCTTGCCTTCCTGGAACAGGATGGGGACTTCCTGGTTGGAGGCTTCCACCAAAGGCGCGGATCCGCAGGCCATGGCCTCGAACAGGCGCATGTTGGCTTCGCCGCGGATGGAGAAATTGAAGACCAGGCGGCTACGGTTGAGCACGTCCACATAGGCGCCATCGAAGGCTTGGCGCAGGTGGAGGGGCCGGTCCCCCGCCCATCGCGCCACGCGCGCCAAAAGCCGGTTACGTTCCCCGTGGAGCCCGGCGTTCAGGTTCCCGCAAAAGGAAACGTCCAGGTTACGTCGGAGCCCGAAGGGCCGGAAGACCGCCGGATCATGCCCGAACAGGGGTTGATGGAAAACGTTTCCGATGCCGGCCCGGCGCAACATCCGGTAGCCGGGCCAATCGGTGAAGCAGAAATCGAAAAGCGGGCACAGGTCCGGCAGGAAGCGCAGGCAAACGTTCCAATCGGTGATGAGCAGGATTTTCATCCCCGGGAAGCCGGCCAGATCGGAGGGGATGGGCAGGTATTCCGGGCTGGCGATGATGAGGGCTTCGGGCCTTTCGGCGGCGGAAATCAGGGGCAGTATGTCCCGCAGGGCGCGGCGGGCGAACTCCGGATGCGGCGCGGATGGATCCGTTCCGGGAGGCAGGTAATCATGGAAGGCACGCAGAGCGATGCCGTCGGGCGAGGGCAGGGCCAGGTTGCTGAGGACGCGCGCGGGGGCGGGAGACATGGTAACCGATTATCCCACAATGCGATAGGGCGATGGGAGAGGCCAGGTCCTATTTCGACGATACTTCGCGTATGCAACGGCTAAAAAGAGAGGCAGGAACCTTTCCATCTTTACTGGCATTGGGGAACCGTTGAGTCGTTGTATGCCGAGATCTTTTTCGGCTGAGGCGGACGGCTTATGGCGGGAGGCATGTAGTAGGGATTCCGATTTTGATGAGCCATAAAACGGAAATCCAAAAGAAATTTTTTTGGTTAAGAGTCGAAA is a genomic window of Fibrobacterota bacterium containing:
- a CDS encoding nucleoside monophosphate kinase, giving the protein MYKYIIMGIQGCGKGTQAKLLCDKYDFVHISIGDIFRWHIANHTKLAAKVNRIISKGQMVGDDLVAKVVSERMTWHNWNYGFVLDGYPRNFPQAEFLFESYNINGVIHLDAPDSLVTERVMARRVCSKCGLDYNLIGHRPKVDGVCDVCGGRLMQRSDDHPEAIEKRIEDYHVKTEPMLAFFRRINILHSVDATRAIPDVFEAIRKSLGLPEKERPLNSNALSTEATT
- the rfbA gene encoding glucose-1-phosphate thymidylyltransferase RfbA, with the protein product MKGIILAGGAGTRLYPLTSVASKQLLPVYDKPLIFYPLATLMLGGIREYLLISTPEDIPRFQALLGDGSQWGIRIEYAVQPKPDGIARAFIIGEKFIGKDPVTLVLGDNLFYGAMKLDETIASFKSGAKVFGYYVKDPERYGVVEFDGQKNVVGLEEKPKVPKSNYAVPGLYIYDNEVVARAKALKPSPRGELEITDLNIDYLKAGKLSVQLLGRGIAWLDTGTHASLLEASTFIFTLEARQGLKIACLEEIAFLRGFVTAEKFKATVDKMPKSPYRDYLLQRFKGEI
- a CDS encoding glycosyltransferase — encoded protein: MSPAPARVLSNLALPSPDGIALRAFHDYLPPGTDPSAPHPEFARRALRDILPLISAAERPEALIIASPEYLPIPSDLAGFPGMKILLITDWNVCLRFLPDLCPLFDFCFTDWPGYRMLRRAGIGNVFHQPLFGHDPAVFRPFGLRRNLDVSFCGNLNAGLHGERNRLLARVARWAGDRPLHLRQAFDGAYVDVLNRSRLVFNFSIRGEANMRLFEAMACGSAPLVEASNQEVPILFQEGKHYFRYHPDRLEARLDELLSDPARLAAVGDAARIAVARHSKADQIRSLLEFAAREAPGLKAGATGPVPRDDQGNSGDTVPDAIPYHSAKALAKIRLLGSTYTLPEAVAEIQALTPALPGLDAETLPATLLTLLEGSSEPMPAAEAVIERLLSDGRQPAPIAAFLRMRLEARRGHWEAVLSLAEVCGKILDSLSAPASESPADRIDRLRGLYSRYYPPIHLGKGFNTDINRAYQQDLGTSPDPAGPLRAGDEGHSAFARLLQAQCVETQAQALCALGRAAEAMACLDSIPERVFISVDVRANRAQAAEAAGDSARAKREWEAAFAERPLDTRVWDKLAEALVRSGDRPALIAFLEDILVLARAFLPEDQALRVRERLDQERRV